The following is a genomic window from Thermodesulfobacteriota bacterium.
AATTGCCCACAATTATCAAATAGGAGAGGTCCAGGATATCGCCGACTTTGTGGGGGACTCTCTTGCTCTCTCCCAAATGGCCGCTAAAACCGAGGCAGATATAATTGTATTCTGCGGCGTTCACTTCATGGCCGAAACCGCATCTGTAATCTGTCCAGATAAGAAGGTGCTAATACCCGACCTTCAAGCGGGATGCTCTCTTGCCGATACGATCGACGCAGAACAGTTGAGGGAATGGAAAGAGGAACATCCCAATGCGGTTGTGGTCTCTTACGTAAATACCAGCGCCGAGGTTAAAGCGGAGAGTGATTACTGCTGCACTTCCTCTAACGCGGTAAAAGTGGTGAACTCAATCCCTGAAGATAAGGAGATTCTCTTTCTGCCGGATATGTTTCTTGGAACTTATGTGGCTAAGGTTACTGGACGAAAACTCAATATCTGGCTTGGAGAGTGCCACGTTCATGCCGGTATCAGGCCTTCTAATATCGACAAGATGAGGGAAGCTCACCCGGAAGCGGAAATGCTCATCCATCCCGAATGCGGCTGCACCACGTCTTTCATGTGTTATACAGCCAACGGGTCGATTAAAAATGGGCACACCCATTTCCTTTCCACCGGCGGGATGATCAACCATCCGAAACGCTCTAAGGCAAGGGAATTTATAGTGGCTACCGAGACCGGAATACTCCACAGGATGAGGAAAGAGAATCCGGATAAGACCTTTTACCCGGTCAAGGAAGACGCAATTTGTAAATACATGAAAATGATAACCCTGGATAAGGTCTTAACTTCCTTAAGAGAGGAAGTATACGAAGTAAAGGTTCCGGAAAAGATCGCCCTAAGAGCCAAGAAGGCCATCGACCGGATGCTGGAGATATCGGCTAATTAAGCCCTGATTTTGGTCTTGTTTTAAATTCCCTTTCAATCCATAAATCAAATTCATCTTCACCAGTTTTGTCCGGATTTTCTCTGTCCTAGTGCCAACGAAGCGGATTATTGATAATATACTCGCGGATGCGATTGAGGGAGCCTTCGTCCCGGATAATATGTTCGTAGTAGCTGCGTTGCCAAAATTTTCCAACGGCGTCAAGCATATTTTCTTTTATATATTTCAACCATTCATTTACATATATCGACTTAAAGGCCCCGATAATTTCACCGATGGTAGGGGCGGGGCTTGCACCCGCCCTATTATTTTGGGCAACCACTAGGGTTGCCCCTACAATTATTAGTATCCCATGTATATGATTTGGCATAATGATAAATTCACTCAACTGAACACCTGGGTATCCGTTAGGTATCTTTAGCCATTCTAGATTAACAATTTCTTTAAACTTAGCATATTTTTCAAAGTACAATTCTCTATCTTTCGTGCATATCGTTACAAAATAAGCACTAGGCTTTGAATAATTATATTCTTTCAATCTAATACTACGCCTATAGTACCTCTTGGAATCGCGGGACATCGCTTTATAGATTAATTATATCAATTTTAAAACCGTAGACTAATACCCCTCGGCCAACCCGCCCGGGTTTCTGGGGTCGGATGCACCGTAGAAGAAATCTCCTATGCGCATAACGCTCTCTGCGTTGCCCATCGTATTACCAACCACAACTTTATGGCCTTTTTCCGTCAGTAAGCGAATCGTATCCAGATTTAACCCCTTCTCCACCCGCAGTTCATCCGGCAGCCATTGATGGTGAATACGTACGGCATTGGTTGCCGCTTCTATATTCATCCCGTGGTCGATTACGTTCATTATCATTTGCAGTACGACGGTGATTATTCGACTGCCGCCGGGGCTTCCGGTGACCAGGAACGGTTTTCCGTTCTTCATTACAATCGTCGGGGTCATAGAACTCAGCATTCTTTTCCCGGGCTCGATAGCGTTATACCTTCCGCCAATTAGCCCGTAGGCATTCGGCTCGCCCGGTTTTGCGGAGAAGTCATCCATCTCGTTGTTTAGAAGAATACCAGTACCCGGAATAGTAATCCCCGTCCCATAGCTGAAGTTTAAGGTGTAGGTGTTGGAGACGGCGTTTCCGTATTTGTCCATAACCGAGAAGTGGGTGGTGTTGTTGTCCTCTTCGAATTTAACCGGGTTCCCGGGCAATATTTCCGCACTGGGTGCGGCTTTGGAGAAATTTATTTTAAGCCTCAGCTCATCTGCATATCTCTTTGATATCAATCCCGAGACCGGCACATCCACAAAGTCAGGGTCGCCTAAATGCTTTGAGCGGTCGGCATAAGCCAATTTCATGCTCTCCGCCATGAGATGAATTGTTTGTGCTGTGTTATGTCCGAATTTGCTCATGGGAAATGGTTCAAGCAAATTCAGCACCTGGATTAGATGTACCCCGCCCGAGCTGGGTGGAGGCATGGAGTAAATGTCATACCCCCTATACTTACCATGAACGGGTTCACGAATGACCGCTTCATACGAGGCCAGGTCCTCCTTGGTAATCAAACCGCCGTTCGATTTCATGGTGAAGGCGATTTTCTGGGCAATTTCCCCTTTGTAGAAGGCAGCCGGTCCATGTCGAGCAATTTGTTTCAAGCTCCAGGCCAGGTCTCTTTGAACCAAAAACTCGCCGACTCGGTAAGGAGTGCCGTCCTTTTTGAAGAAAATCCCCATGCTGGCCGGGGAAGCCCTCAATCTATCCCTTGCATCGAGCAACGACCTCTGAAGCTCCTCATCCACCGGTAATCCTCTCTCCGCGAATTCTATAGCAGGCTTCAACGCCCTTTCCAGACTGACCGTCCCGTATTTCTCAAGCGCCAAGGTAAGGCCGGCAACCGTCCCCGGAACTCCTACGGCAAGGTAGCTATGCCTTGATTTCTCGGTATTTACGTTGCCGCTTTTATCTAGAAACATATCTTCGGTTGCCGCCTTGGGAGCCTTTTCCCGATAATCAATAGCCACGACTTCATTAGATTTTGCAAGGTAAACCAGCAGGAATCCCCCGCCGCCTATGTTTCCGGCGCGGGGATAGGTAACGGCAAGCGTAAATCCGATGGTCACGGCGGCATCTATGGCGTTTCCTCCTTCCTTTAAAATCTGTAGTCCGGCCTCGGTTGCATAGCGGTTATCCGTGGCCACCATACCGTTTCGAGATGTGACCGGATGGAATATGTCCTGTGGGTTGAAGAGGGGAGATTCTTCTGCCTGAACATGTGTCCTTATTTGAATTAATAAAAGTAATGCAACTATAAAGATTATCTGTCTTCGGGCCAAGTGAACTAGAGGTTTTTTATGCATAGGATTTTCGATTAATTTTAAAAGTGAATTAACAAAAAGTTGAAATCTGGCTCCTCCAGAAAGTTTGAACAGAAAGCCACGGAATAATTATTTTTCACTTTGTATTTTTGCGACGATTAAGTTCTCAGGATGGTATTCATCCAATTCCCATTTTATAGGGTTATTCAAAATGTATTCCCTGATTTTTTCTAGGGATTCCTCGCTTCTGACGATGTGCTCGTAAAACCGTGGTTGCCAGGCGAAATCTGAATAACCCTTTGCACGAATCCTCTTAGTGGTAACAGATTTAAATTGTCCTATAATTGCACCCAGTGAATTTGGTTTTAATGTAGAGACGACCCGGCGGGTCGTCTCTACATTATTTGTAATGATGACTATACCGTGTATATGATTCGGCATTACTACCCATTCGTCCAATTTTACATTTTGACGGATTTGTTCTGTCTTCTGCCATTCCTCTGCCGCAATTTCTCCAGTTTCAAATAATCTAATTTGACCATCTACAACCTCACCAAAAAAACACTCTTGTTTTTTGGTACAGATAGTAACAAAGTAATACCCACTGGATGAATAATCCCAATCTTTTAATCGGGTGGAATCGATGCGGTATTTATCTTTGTATAATCCCATACTGAACTCTGTTATACTTTTCAGATAAAAATGAACCGATTATCATTTGATCTTCTTCTCTTTCTTATTAAACGTAATCCTCAGCACTCCGTCCTGCATGTGGGCTCTCTGCACAGAAAGTTTTGCCAGGAATCCGGGTAAGAAGAGATTGCGGCGGTGGTTTTCGACCTGAATCGTTAGCTCATCGCCGATCTGTGAGAGCTTGACCTCTTCCTTGGAAACAAAGGGAAGCTTCAAGAGTAACTGGTAAGAGCCGCCATCCTTGGTGATTTCATACGGTTTTCCCTCAAAAAAGACCTTGGTTGGGTCGTTGTCCGAAAAGAGGGTGAGGGCAAATTCTTCGAGCGATTTCACCCCCAGAACCTCCTTGGAGAATAAAGGGGCTTCGAAAGTGGGGAGCGGGCTGAAAAGCTCTTCCAGTTCCTCTCGATAAACCTTCTGGGATTTCTTCCATTGCTCAAAATAGGGATGGTCCAGTTCTTTAGGCATGGTCCTATTGACGATGACCGAATCAACCGGGTATCCGTAAAGATGAAGATAGGTATAAGCCCTTTGCGTTTCCTTCATCACCATCTTTTCCAGGTTTAGGACGAGGCGAATCGAGCTTATTTCAGGGTCGGAAAATACCTTGTGAATCGAGTCCAGTTTCTGGAAAAGGTCTTCGACGGCGTCGTAGGTATGCTCTTCGGGGAGGGGCATATCCGTCACCACCTTCATCGCCGGTCTTATTACCTTCACCACCTTTCTCTCTATGGGGAATATCTTCACTATCCACCAGCGGGCTACGTCAGGGAGAGAAAGCAGTCTCAGAGTCTCGCCAGTCGGAGCGCTATCCACTATGATGACGTCGTATGACTCCTCCTGAAAATGCTGGTAAACCCAGAGGAAACAGGAAACCTCTTCCATCCCCGGGAGGATGCTGAACTCCTCGGATAAAACATCATCCACTTTCATCCAGCCAAACAAGGACTGCATGTATTCCATCAGCTTTCCCCAATATTTTTCGAGAGAGTAATAGACGTCTATCTCCTGGGCGTGAAGGTTTGGCATAATCCTCTTGGGCTCCGGGCCCAATTCCATATCATAGGAATCCCTCAAGCTGTGTGCCGCATCGGTCGAGACAACCAGCGTCTTGTATCCCTTCTTTGCCGCCAGGAGCCCGGTCGCCGCAGCCACCGTAGTTTTACCTACTCCCCCTTTTCCGGTATATAGAATTATTCTCTTCATTTTGTATGATTCCCCAATCTATTATGGTTGCTTACTATTCTACCTAATCCCTGTTCTTGACATATAACCAAGCGTGCTTATTATTACTCCGTTATACGAATTCTATACACCTTAGGGGTAAAAAAATGACAGCTTCTAACGAAAACGGATTTCTCGACTTATTGTTTGCCGTCTTGGCGTTTTTGCTCATTGCTGGTACAGTTCTTATCGCCATCGGCGGCATCTATTATAGCTTTATGGAACCTAACTTTTAGTTATTCCCGCTTCTCTTTAATACGTCCCCAATCTTGATATAAACTGAGCGCTCACATTCCGGGTTGTCAATATTAGGTCAGAAGCTGAATTGGTAAAAGTTTTGAATCCTTTTATTTAGTTATTTATCTAAATATATAAATTAATCCATCAATAGGAGGAATTAGACATGAGTAAGCCGATTCTGCTTACCGACGAGAATTTTGAGAAGGAGGTGATTGGTTCTCAGGTTCCGGTCGTAGTGGACTTTTGGGCTGAATGGTGCGGCCCATGCCGTATGATAAGCCCTATACTGGAGGAGCTGGCCGAGGATTATCAGGGAATAATCAAGGTTGGAAAGCTAAACGTGGATGAAAACCCGGGAGCCACAACGCTTCATGAAATAAGGAGCATACCGACCCTAATCATCTACGATGAGGGAAAACCGGTAGACAAGATCATCGGAGCCGTCCCCAAAAGCCGGCTGGTAGAGGTCATCGAGGGGGTCCTCAGCAAGAACTAGGATAAGGTATGAACTGGAAAACCCTCTTTCATGTAATAGCTTAATTG
Proteins encoded in this region:
- the nadA gene encoding quinolinate synthase NadA, whose translation is MEDRTRVVEEIDRLRKQKNAVIIAHNYQIGEVQDIADFVGDSLALSQMAAKTEADIIVFCGVHFMAETASVICPDKKVLIPDLQAGCSLADTIDAEQLREWKEEHPNAVVVSYVNTSAEVKAESDYCCTSSNAVKVVNSIPEDKEILFLPDMFLGTYVAKVTGRKLNIWLGECHVHAGIRPSNIDKMREAHPEAEMLIHPECGCTTSFMCYTANGSIKNGHTHFLSTGGMINHPKRSKAREFIVATETGILHRMRKENPDKTFYPVKEDAICKYMKMITLDKVLTSLREEVYEVKVPEKIALRAKKAIDRMLEISAN
- a CDS encoding ArsA family ATPase is translated as MKRIILYTGKGGVGKTTVAAATGLLAAKKGYKTLVVSTDAAHSLRDSYDMELGPEPKRIMPNLHAQEIDVYYSLEKYWGKLMEYMQSLFGWMKVDDVLSEEFSILPGMEEVSCFLWVYQHFQEESYDVIIVDSAPTGETLRLLSLPDVARWWIVKIFPIERKVVKVIRPAMKVVTDMPLPEEHTYDAVEDLFQKLDSIHKVFSDPEISSIRLVLNLEKMVMKETQRAYTYLHLYGYPVDSVIVNRTMPKELDHPYFEQWKKSQKVYREELEELFSPLPTFEAPLFSKEVLGVKSLEEFALTLFSDNDPTKVFFEGKPYEITKDGGSYQLLLKLPFVSKEEVKLSQIGDELTIQVENHRRNLFLPGFLAKLSVQRAHMQDGVLRITFNKKEKKIK
- the trxA gene encoding thioredoxin, with product MSKPILLTDENFEKEVIGSQVPVVVDFWAEWCGPCRMISPILEELAEDYQGIIKVGKLNVDENPGATTLHEIRSIPTLIIYDEGKPVDKIIGAVPKSRLVEVIEGVLSKN
- a CDS encoding transposase; the encoded protein is MKEYNYSKPSAYFVTICTKDRELYFEKYAKFKEIVNLEWLKIPNGYPGVQLSEFIIMPNHIHGILIIVGATLVVAQNNRAGASPAPTIGEIIGAFKSIYVNEWLKYIKENMLDAVGKFWQRSYYEHIIRDEGSLNRIREYIINNPLRWH
- a CDS encoding transposase; protein product: MGLYKDKYRIDSTRLKDWDYSSSGYYFVTICTKKQECFFGEVVDGQIRLFETGEIAAEEWQKTEQIRQNVKLDEWVVMPNHIHGIVIITNNVETTRRVVSTLKPNSLGAIIGQFKSVTTKRIRAKGYSDFAWQPRFYEHIVRSEESLEKIREYILNNPIKWELDEYHPENLIVAKIQSEK
- the ggt gene encoding gamma-glutamyltransferase, yielding MHKKPLVHLARRQIIFIVALLLLIQIRTHVQAEESPLFNPQDIFHPVTSRNGMVATDNRYATEAGLQILKEGGNAIDAAVTIGFTLAVTYPRAGNIGGGGFLLVYLAKSNEVVAIDYREKAPKAATEDMFLDKSGNVNTEKSRHSYLAVGVPGTVAGLTLALEKYGTVSLERALKPAIEFAERGLPVDEELQRSLLDARDRLRASPASMGIFFKKDGTPYRVGEFLVQRDLAWSLKQIARHGPAAFYKGEIAQKIAFTMKSNGGLITKEDLASYEAVIREPVHGKYRGYDIYSMPPPSSGGVHLIQVLNLLEPFPMSKFGHNTAQTIHLMAESMKLAYADRSKHLGDPDFVDVPVSGLISKRYADELRLKINFSKAAPSAEILPGNPVKFEEDNNTTHFSVMDKYGNAVSNTYTLNFSYGTGITIPGTGILLNNEMDDFSAKPGEPNAYGLIGGRYNAIEPGKRMLSSMTPTIVMKNGKPFLVTGSPGGSRIITVVLQMIMNVIDHGMNIEAATNAVRIHHQWLPDELRVEKGLNLDTIRLLTEKGHKVVVGNTMGNAESVMRIGDFFYGASDPRNPGGLAEGY